In Penicillium psychrofluorescens genome assembly, chromosome: 5, a single window of DNA contains:
- a CDS encoding uncharacterized protein (ID:PFLUO_008193-T1.cds;~source:funannotate) has protein sequence MAPITKTLALAGALFAASGVAAPFDKRAVVYDYVTDVVWTTIDVTTTIYPGGQAQPTAVTSVLTLVPAVSSSTSSTEEAPVAQATQDAPAPAPPAPAPPAEPTTTTTTEASIPAPTASSAGPSSDSSSSSSSSGGNNYSGSCDSGSPCTGDLTYYDTATTSSNPSSCGTTNDGETESVLALPVGLMTDGDCGKTVTISYNGVTASGTVVDKCMGCDDTSIDLSRALFEKFSGLGAGRLSGATWSIE, from the coding sequence ATGGCCCCTATCACCAAGactcttgcccttgccggcgCTCTCTTTGCCGCTTCCGGTGTCGCTGCTCCCTTTGACAAGCGCGCCGTTGTCTACGACTATGTGACCGACGTCGTCTGGACCACCATCGAcgtgaccaccaccatctaCCCCGGCGGCCAGGCCCAGCCCACCGCTGTGACCTCCGTCCTGACCTTGGTTCCTGCTGTTTCCTCCTCTACCTCTTCCACCGAGGAGGCCCCCGTTGCCCAGGCCACCCAGGACGCCCCTGCTCCCGCCCCGCCTGCCCCCGCCCCGCCTGCTGAGcctaccaccaccaccacgactGAGGCCTCCATCCCGGCTCCCACCGCCTCGAGTGCCGGCCCCAGCTCCgactccagctccagctccagctccagcggcggcaacAACTACAGCGGCTCGTGCGACTCGGGCTCCCCCTGCACCGGTGACCTGACCTACTACGACACCGCCACCACTTCCTCGAACCCCAGCTCCTGCGGCACCACCAACGACGGCGAGACCGAGTCCGTCCTCGCCCTGCCCGTCGGCCTCATGACCGACGGTGACTGCGGCAAGACTGTCACCATCTCCTACAACGGTGTGACTGCCAGCGGTACTGTCGTTGACAAGTGCATGGGCTGCGACGACACCTCCATTGATCTGTCGCGCGCTCTGTTCGAGAAGTTCTCCGGTCTCGGCGCGGGTCGCCTCTCTGGCGCCACCTGGTCCATCGAGTAA
- a CDS encoding uncharacterized protein (ID:PFLUO_008194-T1.cds;~source:funannotate) has product MSLPWKRLIRFIATDGRTLRGEPILPSSTGSTDLGLITESDKLQVRVIEGDDIYDTTGRTRVTDEVVTARTVLGPLAQEDVPILRCVGLNYAKHIKEAGRTPPPFPFIFFKPNTTVHDHGQPVVIPKIAQDDQADYEGELCLVIGRDAKNVPVSEALSYIAAYTVGNDVSSRKLQRDPALAGRVPQWGFSKGFDTYAPLGPCLVAGSEIADPSKLQLRTVVDGQVRQEESVSDLLFDCAYLVSYLSSGTTLQKGSVIMTGTPGGVGSGLTPPRYLVPGTQMDVSIGGIGTLRNGVAFE; this is encoded by the exons ATGTCTCTCCCCTGGAAGCGCTTGATCCGCTTCATCGCCACGGACGGGCGTACCCTCCGCGGAGAACCCATCCTGCCTAGCAGCACCGGGTCCACCGATCTCGGCCTGATCACCGAATCCGACAAGCTGCAGGTGCGCGTGATTGAAGGCGATGATATCTATGACACCACGGGCCGGACACGGGTTACAGATGAGGTGGTCACCGCGCGGACTGTGCTTGGCCcgctggcgcaggaggatGTGCCGATTCTGCGATGCGTGGGGTTGAATTATGCGAAGCATA TCAAGGAAGCAGGCCGCACTCCGCCACCATTCCCGTTTATCTTCTTCAAGCCGAATACCACAGTACATGACCACGGACAGCCGGTGGTGATTCCAAAAATCGCCCAGGACGACCAGGCAGATTATGAAGGAGAATTA TGCCTTGTAATCGGCCGCGACGCCAAAAACGTCCCTGTCTCCGAAGCCCTCTCCTACATCGCAGCCTACACAGTAGGCAACGACGTCTCATCGCGTAAGCTACAGCGCGACCCAGCACTAGCTGGACGCGTCCCGCAATGGGGGTTCTCGAAGGGCTTCGACACCTACGCGCCGCTAGGTCCGTGTCTCGTGGCGGGGAGCGAGATCGCCGATCCGAGCAAACTGCAGCTGCGCACGGTTGTCGATGGACAGGTGCGGCAAGAGGAGTCTGTGAGTGATTTGCTGTTTGATTGTGCGTACTTGGTGTCGTATCTGTCGTCGGGAACGACGTTGCAGAAGGGGAGTGTGATTATGACGGGGACACCGGGAG GTGTTGGGTCGGGATTGACTCCGCCACGGTATTTGGTCCCTGGGACGCAGATGGACGTGTCGATTGGGGGCATTGGGACGTTGCGGAATGGCGTGGCGTTTGAATAA
- a CDS encoding uncharacterized protein (ID:PFLUO_008195-T1.cds;~source:funannotate) has protein sequence MANKGQGDALNSGLKTPTYPSNCLAFLNPPTETPVQIAQVRIRVIIVGAGLGGLATAIALASSGHTVTVYEQAPELGEVGAGIQIPSNSTKLLKKFGLDPYLKDYITEPDAIAFRRWQTGRVIGLTRLIPEFRATFGAPYYVIHRANFHSALHRRAVDLGVTVKLASRVVSYETQGPSIELADGSFVSANLVVAADGVKSIARGVIHESGNQPPERTGFAAYRATVDVARIKADPDLAWLLEKSSLNLWVGDQRHVMTYTIGGGKSFNMVLSHPDNTDPSTWDQTTALSDMRREFQGWDERLQKIISFIETTLKWPLMSCAPMTRWTNNRTVILGDAAHAMLPYMSQGAAMAIEDGVALARSLSKISSTTEIPKALAVFERVRIERSGMMQEASLLNGKLWHFPDGPLQQARDEAMHPETLGIPFSHSPNQWSDPATQMWCYGYDTEKEIDKAWECSLAVRSVI, from the exons ATGGCAAACAAAGGTCAGGGTGATGCGCTCAATTCGGGCCTGAAA ACCCCGACATACCCGAGCAACTGCTTGGCCTTTTTAAATCCCCCAACTGAGACCCCAGTCCAAATCGCCCAGGTGCGCATAcgcgtcatcatcgtcggcgctGGGCTAGGGGGTCTTGCAACTGCAATTGCGCTCGCCAGCTCCGGCCACACAGTGACTGTGTACGAACAGGCGCCCGAGCTGGGAGAA GTCGGCGCGGGCATTCAAATCCCGTCTAATTCAACGAAACTGCTCAAGAAGTTCGGACTCGACCCTTATTTGAAAGATTACATCACCGAGCCAGATGCGATAGCGTTCCGACGCTGGCAAACGGGCCGAGTAATCGGGTTGACTCGTCTGATCCCCGAGTTTCGAGCCACGTTCGGCGCGCCCTACTATGTCATTCACCGAGCGAATTTTCACTCGGCCTTGCATAGGCGAGCAGTTGATCTTGGAGTGACGGTTAAATTGGCCTCGCGGGTAGTCAGCTACGAGACTCAAGGCCCAAGCATTGAGCTTGCGGATGGGTCCTTCGTGTCGGCGAACCTTGTTGTCGCAGCAGATG GAGTCAAGTCGATCGCTCGAGGTGTCATCCATGAAAGTGGCAATCAACCCCCCGAGCGGACGGGCTTCGCAGCCTACCGAGCTACGGTGGATGTAGCACGCATAAAGGCAGACCCAGACCTCGCGTGGCTGCTAGAAAAGTCTTCTTTGAATCTCTG GGTCGGCGACCAACGACATGTCATGACATACACCATTGGAGGAGGCAAGTCCTTTAACATGGTTCTCTCGCATCCAGATAATACTGATCCATCAACTTGGGACCAGACGACAGCTCTGAGCGATATGCGGAGAGAGTTCCAAGGATGGGATGAACG TCTGCAAAAGATCATCAGTTTCATCGAAACAACGCTCAAATGGCCACTGATGAGTTGTGCACCTATGACCCGGTGGACGAACAACAGAACCGTAATCTTGGGAGATGCAGCACATGCAATGCTGCCCTACATGTCCCAAG GCGCAGCCATGGCAATCGAGGACGGAGTAGCTCTCGCGCGATCTCTGTCTAAAATTAGCAGCACTACTGAAATTCCGAAAGCCCTCGCTGTCTTCGAACGAGTCCGCATCGAGCGATCTGGCATGATGCAGGAGGCAAGTCTTCTAAATGGAAAGCTGTGGCATTTTCCCGATGGACCTCTTCAGCAGGCCCGTGATGAGGCTATGCATCCGGAGACTTTGGGAATACCTTTCAGTCACAGTCCTAATCAGTGGAGTGATCCGGCTACCCAGATGTGGTGTTATGGGTATGATACTGAGAAAGAAATTGATAAGGCGTGGGAGTGTTCGTTGGCGGTAAGAAGTGTCATATAG
- a CDS encoding uncharacterized protein (ID:PFLUO_008196-T1.cds;~source:funannotate) has product MSLTDQVATTPDTEEKLLADLEASKTLPLWKQMTKLNPPAPNPTTIPNVWKYKDVRSNLLRAGELVPAEQAERRVLMLINPARDAPYTTDTLYAGLQLVMPNETARAHRHTAFAMRFIIEGNGGFTAVHGRRIQMQQGDVILTPTWNYHDHGKDGSGPMIWLDGLDLPNFRHFPVHFVEHFNQPRYPAEDADSSTSPLVFSWSEMKARLDSAPGDWAARRYLKADGSEVSRVLGGCAERLAAGESSPSRRETTSSVYHVVAGTGYSVIGDKKFIWEKGDTFCVPSWYKYQHFADAGEPVYLYRFDDKPMIEALGFYRSEDMDAESLVTE; this is encoded by the exons ATGTCTCTGACCGATCAAGTTGCAACTACGCCCGATACGGAGGAGAAGCTTCTTGCCGACCTGGAGGCGAGCAAAACGCTACCTCTGTGGAAGCAAATGACCAAGCTGAACCCTCCAGCACCAAATCCCACGACCATCCCCAATGTGTGGAAGTATAAGGACGTCCGCTCAAACCTTTTGCGTGCCGGTGAACTCGTCCCGGCAGAGCAGGCTGAACGTCGAGTTCTGATGCTGATCAATCCAGCCAGAG ATGCTCCCTATACAACCGATACCCTCTACGCTGGTCTCCAGCTAGTGATGCCCAATGAAACCGCTCGTGCACACCGCCACACAGCCTTTGCAATGCGTTTTATCATCGAAGGTAATGGCGGATTTACTGCAGTCCACGGCCGCCGCATCCAGATGCAGCAGGGCGACGTGATTTTGACGCCTACGTGGAACTACCACGACCACGGCAAAGATGGCTCCGGGCCCATGATTTGGCTGGATGGCTTGGATCTGCCCAATTTCAGGCATTTCCCTGTGCACTTTGTCGAGCATTTCAATCAGCCGCGGTACCCGGCGGAAGATGCTGATAGCAGCACTTCTCCACTGGTGTTCTCTTGGTCTGAGATGAAGGCTCGACTGGACAGTGCACCTGGGGACTGGGCAGCGCGTCGATATTTGAAGGCTGATGGTAGTGAAG TGAGTCGTGTTCTTGGTGGTTGCGCTGAGCGTCTCGCAGCGGGCGAATCCTCGCCTAGCCGCCGTGAGACTACCTCTTCTGTGTACCATGTGGTTGCTGGAACTGGATACTCGGTTATCGGTGACAAGAAATTTATATGGGAAAAGGGTGATACCTTCTGCGTTCCTTCGTGGTACAAGTATCAGCACTTTGCCGATGCTGGAGAGCCGGTGTATCTGTATCGGTTTGATGATAAGCCAATGATCGAAGCGTTGGGATTCTATCGCTCAGAGGATATGGATGCCGAGTCGCTTGTGACTGAGTGA
- a CDS encoding uncharacterized protein (ID:PFLUO_008197-T1.cds;~source:funannotate), with the protein MAHVSDDTAQDIAQAPASKRRRVAVACDACRTRKSRCDGNRPLCSLCRDLGFDCVYTPPTTATNVIVQKDYLHGLEDRVRNLENSLSTVKNDIAGLFTKEDRGAGRVLQPSEYEQSQRVVAGPVPDLTGTEDSVDAMGAITFANEEDSGFFGIPEFFPAMATITAVPDGSKADTRIAESDVFYQRGLGLCGSEILRGATLEVVQFLLLMGQYLQGTQKSIQAWTVHGLAVKGALQLGLHSRNALKSFTNLEQETRKRTWYGCVLLDRTLSMTFGRPAAIPDSYVKLDLPVKHDFEKPTDFVDDETSVLKVAFFNATMPVLVKFIAAGANPERDPQDLKLLQQIGMNSLQICADSAMAIIDIVHQVVTEPSWKQSLLGAWWFSLYYTFNAALVIIGTVWVYCDTSVTGTTMAVQASKAKQYPSRAVAALSKLDEGNRLIDRCRHYLETFDKALNDPETHDVATASFHGLTGNRNVSDNDLTFSPFGMELGEFMMDGDLVGMMDRQEILPEPGTSYPA; encoded by the exons ATGGCCCATGTATCTGATGATACTGCCCAGGATATTGCACAAGCACCGGCTTCTAAGCGACGTCGCGTAGCTGTCGCCTGTGATGCTTGCCGGACGCGGAAGTCCCGGTGCGACGGCAACCGGCCGCTCTGCTCGTTGTGCCGAGATTTGGGCTTCGATTGTGTCTACACGCCACCAACAACCGCTACAAATGTAATCGTCCAAAAAGATTACTTGCATGGACTGGAGGACCGGGTTAGGAACCTGGAGAATTCACTGTCCACTGTCAAAAATGACATTGCGGGGTTATTCACAAAAGAGGATCGGGGCGCTGGGCGAGTATTGCAGCCAAGTGAATATGAGCAGAGTCAACGAGTTGTTGCTGGTCCGGTGCCGGACTTGACTGGCACGGAGGACTCGGTGGATGCTATGGGAGCAATTACCTTTGCAAATGAGGAGGATTCTGGATTTTTTGGTATTCCCGAATTCTTTCCGG CAATGGCGACCATTACCGCCGTTCCTGATGGTTCCAAGGCAGATACACGGATCGCTGAGTCCGATGTGTTCTATCAGCGCGGTCTTGGTTTATGTGGGAGCGAGATCTTGCGCGGTGCAACACTGGAAGTTG TTCAATTTCTACTACTAATGGGCCAATATCTTCAAGGCACACAAAAGTCCATCCAGGCATGGACGGTTCATGGGCTCGCCGTTAAAGGAGCTCTTCAACTTGGACTACATTCCCGAAATGCCTTGAAGTCGTTTACAAATCTGGAGCAAGAAACCCGAAAGCGGACTTGGTACGGCTGTGTATTACTAGACAG GACTTTGAGCATGACATTTGGCAGACCTGCAGCCATTCCTGATAGCTACGTCAAGCTGGATCTGCCAGTCAAGCATGACTTTGAGAAGCCCACTGATTTCGTGGACGATGAAACTTCCGTACTGAAAGTTGCCTTTTTCAATGCCACTAT GCCGGTGCTCGTGAAATTTATCGCCGCAGGCGCAAACCCAGAACGCGATCCTCAGGATTTAAAACTGCTCCAGCAAATTGGCATGAATAGCTTGCAGATCTGTGCCGACTCGGCGATGGCAATAATCGACATCGTCCATCAGGTCGTAACAGAGCCGAGCTGGAAACAGAGTCTCCTAGGGGCGTGGTGGTTCTCGTTATACTATA CTTTTAATGCGGCATTGGTAATCATCGGCACAGTCTGGGTCTACTGTGACACAAGCGTAACCGGTACCACGATGGCCGTGCAAGCTAGCAAAGCCAAGCAGTACCCTAGCCGGGCCGTTGCGGCTCTATCCAAACTGGACGAAGGCAATCGTCTTATCGATCGATGCAGGCACTACCTCGAGACATTTGATAAGGCTCTCAATGATCCTG AAACGCACGATGTTGCGACTGCATCGTTCCACGGGCTCACTGGGAACCGCAATGTATCTGATAATGATCTGACCTTTTCTCCATTTGGAATGGAGCTTGGTGAATTTATGATGGATGGAGATCTTGTTGGTATGATGGATCGGCAGGAGATTTTGCCTGAGCCGGGGACATCGTATCCAGCTTAA
- a CDS encoding uncharacterized protein (ID:PFLUO_008198-T1.cds;~source:funannotate), giving the protein MFAIILFGISFVVPQVVAQWNCGGTSYTPGSVKFTEECHDAVENCVSQFAANASQVNCQDAAGNLYMQQQASGGSNSDYASAFEDILDFCLLDGWPTGTWDDGSDGQWFWMAAESGCYSQDGTIDTTGPGFCVQDRDDTVVDGCYPQPAPNSGPLQVLRTAKTANGFTSSGRGWNSWGIEALSNPSIIPGWTGTNQQSVLDQCTVLSKPEFQNMGYDLCSLDAGWSTNDVDDYGRIQYNSTAYNLPQLAQELHAMDLKLGVYVIPGVPCGAANRTIKGTNTLIGDVLNGNNDGLDYCDWDFSKDGVQQWHDSLIELWTSWGIEMIKLDFLTPGSPSNGANLVCNNSAAVEAYHKAIENSGKQIRLDISWKLCRNETYLPLWSSFAESMRTDQDIDNYGTNTFLAWQVVQRAIENYRQYISLQKERNVPITIYPDMDNLFVCNPQNLTGVSDAERVTIMNHWLGAGANLVLGCDLRHIDALGTKLLTSSQSVSFANFASNYPMQPRNPGTGNNLAQQAQAWIGGPDDTSNAYVLLVNYGPDQGSGGFNTSLSGIQEVTISLKDLGISGKQWKFTDVWNSNSSTVSDSFTAYLGEGESQLLYLEG; this is encoded by the coding sequence ATGTTCGCGATCATTCTGTTTGGGATATCTTTTGTTGTCCCACAAGTTGTGGCCCAATGGAACTGCGGCGGGACCAGCTATACGCCTGGGTCGGTCAAGTTTACGGAGGAATGCCACGACGCCGTGGAGAACTGCGTCAGCCAATTCGCCGCGAACGCCAGCCAGGTCAATTGCCAAGACGCGGCCGGAAATCTCTACATGCAGCAACAGGCATCTGGCGGTAGCAACAGCGACTATGCAAGTGCCTTTGAGGATATTCTCGATTTTTGTCTGCTTGATGGATGGCCAACGGGAACTTGGGACGATGGCAGTGATGGCCAATGGTTTTGGATGGCTGCAGAGTCCGGTTGTTACTCTCAGGATGGAACAATTGACACAACCGGACCGGGTTTCTGCGTTCAAGATAGGGATGACACGGTTGTAGACGGCTGTTATCCCCAGCCCGCGCCTAACTCTGGGCCTCTACAGGTTCTTCGCACCGCGAAGACTGCCAATGGCTTTACCTCATCCGGCCGGGGGTGGAATTCATGGGGAATTGAGGCTCTCTCTAACCCATCGATAATTCCGGGTTGGACAGGAACAAATCAACAGAGTGTCCTGGACCAATGCACCGTACTCTCCAAGCCCGAGTTTCAAAACATGGGCTACGACTTGTGCAGCTTGGATGCGGGCTGGTCCACAAACGATGTCGATGATTATGGGCGAATCCAGTACAATAGCACGGCATATAACCTACCTCAGTTGGCGCAGGAACTACACGCAATGGATTTGAAGCTGGGTGTCTACGTGATCCCAGGAGTTCCCTGCGGTGCTGCCAACCGCACGATAAAGGGGACGAATACTCTTATCGGCGATGTACTAAATGGCAACAACGATGGGCTCGACTACTGCGACTGGGACTTTTCCAAAGACGGCGTGCAGCAGTGGCATGACTCTCTGATAGAGCTCTGGACATCCTGGGGGATTGAAATGATCAAGCTCGACTTCCTTACGCCCGGCAGCCCATCAAATGGCGCAAACTTGGTCTGCAACAACAGCGCCGCGGTGGAAGCATATCACAAAGCAATCGAAAACTCTGGCAAGCAAATTCGTCTGGATATTTCGTGGAAGCTTTGCCGCAATGAAACGTACCTGCCTCTCTGGAGTTCCTTCGCCGAGTCGATGAGGACCGACCAAGATATCGACAACTACGGTACAAATACCTTCCTTGCATGGCAGGTTGTCCAGCGGGCCATTGAGAACTATCGGCAATACATCTCACTGCAGAAGGAACGTAATGTACCAATCACGATATACCCCGACATGGACAATCTATTCGTCTGCAACCCTCAGAACCTGACAGGTGTTAGCGACGCAGAGCGAGTCACGATCATGAACCACTGGCTCGGTGCTGGTGCAAATTTGGTTCTCGGTTGCGATCTTCGTCACATTGATGCACTGGGCACCAAGCTGCTCACGAGCAGCCAGAGTGTTTCATTTGCCAATTTTGCCTCAAATTATCCCATGCAACCTCGAAATCCAGGTACCGGGAACAACTtggcgcagcaggcgcaggctTGGATCGGAGGACCAGATGACACATCCAATGCATATGTCTTGCTCGTCAATTACGGACCGGATCAGGGCTCCGGTGGATTTAATACTTCACTGTCAGGAATCCAGGAGGTGACCATCTCACTGAAAGATCTTGGCATTTCTGGAAAACAGTGGAAGTTTACAGATGTCTGGAATAGTAATTCGAGCACAGTGTCGGATTCCTTCACAGCATACCTAGGCGAGGGAGAGTCCCAGTTGCTCTATCTGGAGGGCTGA
- a CDS encoding uncharacterized protein (ID:PFLUO_008199-T1.cds;~source:funannotate): MATNSDSGSIVFTPPLGETVFMTAESSSFILSAASTRSVKILAQIGDEVSLFKSIEDVLALGELQVYQVSLNATFCGATEVSIFEHGNSGRQLLGTISLVRSIESKVMEREFCTKVILDEGENFKSQRLEWLDQHRWEGWAWYRPRDTWIEASFTSLHDLSPQVTTHSLLLRPTTPANDPHSVFAVFPASSSEAFVTLSAARADEAPGIYARVRRVKKSGNVDVFVTGKLGLKENPVTIIRGAIDLACEKYGLSTAPFQTDTDGKNPFNRLGFCTWSSIGENVPLTYDLMKNLVQSLRQDKVPIGTFIIDDGWQDIRTGRNGADTSRGLWTFGTWPEMGCSLSEVVKLIKDTLETVRDVGVWMTLYGYWNSVAPDSPLAKKYEMRTFRLNPNSLPGIPQPLGGFDTHQTCSIADPKDRVYCLPPKHRAYDFWKDYFSSCATAGVSFVKVDNQAYGSFLEDVEGGEEFVAMWDGMTKAANEVFGGNRVIHCMAHYERMFNGDIGLGAATNRKKVVFRNSDDFGLPRPNVHRDHIRYNIYNALLTSNLCLVPDADMFMTNAQWPEYHATLRAFFDGPVLAADKPGSHDSHILEKLIGVSPTSGIHEVIKTENAIRPLCRNVWERFLDAGVGPALKGSSYISSCRSANIVLWNCRAEAQDDAVDLIYTEDILDALDLPTGSKNINMAIWISDAAKARSVTVNASTGENKFQPVLAIRLPPKAVEILSIAPYHAVGEAAIACLGLIDKYAGLVAITKLEVLGTRLSANIRYQGILGFLVSESGNMEKDLRVTLDGKEFPFTMAHQSEKLYLVQVDLNAAGCSLDRDYYTVQIGFS; this comes from the coding sequence ATGGCGACCAATTCGGATTCCGGTTCGATCGTATTTACGCCTCCCCTGGGCGAGACCGTGTTTATGACCGCCGAAAGCTCCTCTTTCATTCTCTCGGCAGCCAGCACACGGTCCGTCAAAATTTTGGCCCAGATTGGCGATGAAGTTTCACTATTTAAGAGTATCGAAGATGTGTTGGCCCTGGGCGAGCTGCAGGTGTACCAGGTGTCCTTGAATGCAACTTTTTGCGGCGCTACGGAGGTTTCCATCTTCGAGCACGGGAATAGCGGACGACAACTCCTGGGCACGATTTCCCTCGTGCGCTCTATAGAGTCTAAGGTGATGGAAAGGGAATTCTGCACTAAGGTCATCCTGGATGAAGGGGAGAATTTCAAAAGTCAACGACTTGAGTGGCTGGATCAGCACCGGTGGGAAGGATGGGCCTGGTATCGCCCCCGCGACACTTGGATCGAGGCATCATTCACTTCCTTGCATGACTTGTCTCCACAAGTCACAACTCACTCACTTTTGCTGCGTCCGACAACCCCAGCCAACGACCCACATTCTGTGTTTGCCGTGTTCCCTGCCTCGTCAAGTGAAGCATTTGTCACTTTAAGCGCCGCTCGCGCTGATGAAGCCCCGGGGATCTATGCCCGGGTGAGACGTGTCAAGAAAAGCGGAAATGTTGATGTATTTGTCACCGGCAAGCTTGGACTCAAAGAAAATCCAGTCACGATCATTCGAGGGGCCATCGATCTGGCGTGCGAAAAGTACGGTCTCTCAACCGCACCTTTCCAGACCGACACAGATGGCAAAAACCCTTTTAATCGCCTGGGATTCTGTACATGGTCCAGCATTGGAGAGAACGTACCGCTCACCTATGACTTGATGAAAAACCTTGTACAGTCACTACGGCAAGATAAGGTCCCCATCGGTACTTTCATCATTGATGACGGTTGGCAAGATATCCGCACTGGTCGAAATGGTGCAGACACCTCGCGTGGTCTCTGGACTTTTGGAACATGGCCTGAGATGGGCTGCAGTCTTTCAGAGGTTGTGAAATTGATCAAGGACACTCTGGAAACGGTCCGAGATGTGGGTGTATGGATGACGCTCTACGGATACTGGAACTCTGTCGCCCCGGACTCCCCTTTGGCAAAGAAATATGAGATGCGTACCTTCCGCCTAAATCCAAACAGCTTGCCGGGAATTCCGCAGCCTCTCGGCGGATTTGATACCCACCAGACTTGCTCCATCGCCGATCCCAAAGATCGGGTTTACTGCCTTCCTCCCAAACATCGAGCGTACGACTTTTGGAAAGATTACTTCTCATCATGTGCCACAGCCGGTGTATCGTTTGTCAAAGTCGACAATCAGGCCTACGGCAGCTttctggaggatgttgaaggaggTGAGGAGTTTGTTGCCATGTGGGACGGAATGACCAAGGCAGCGAACGAAGTGTTCGGTGGAAACCGTGTCATCCACTGCATGGCACATTATGAACGGATGTTTAATGGAGATATCGGACTGGGAGCAGCGACTAATAGGAAGAAGGTCGTGTTCAGAAACTCGGATGACTTTGGCCTCCCGCGTCCCAACGTTCACCGTGACCATATCCGGTATAACATCTACAACGCCCTTCTGACAAGCAACTTATGCCTAGTCCCGGACGCAGATATGTTCATGACCAATGCTCAGTGGCCAGAGTACCATGCCACGCTGCGTGCCTTTTTTGATGGCCCCGTGCTTGCGGCGGACAAACCAGGATCACACGATTCCCACATCCTCGAGAAACTTATCGGCGTCTCTCCCACTTCTGGGATACACGAAGTGATCAAAACTGAGAATGCGATCAGACCGCTGTGTCGAAATGTTTGGGAACGATTCCTGGATGCGGGAGTTGGTCCAGCGCTGAAGGGATCTTCTTACATCTCCAGTTGTCGTTCTGCGAACATTGTACTCTGGAACTGCCGCGCGGAGGCTCAGgatgatgctgttgatcTCATCTACACGGAAGATATACTGGATGCCTTAGACCTGCCCACTGGGTCCAAAAACATCAACATGGCAATTTGGATTTCCGATGCTGCAAAAGCCAGATCTGTGACTGTGAACGCTTCTACTGGTGAGAACAAATTTCAGCCTGTGCTAGCGATCCGCCTACCCCCGAAAGCCGTGGAGATCCTCAGCATTGCCCCATATCATGCTGTGGGAGAAGCTGCGATAGCTTGCCTTGGCCTAATCGACAAGTACGCTGGACTAGTTGCGATTACAAAATTGGAAGTTTTGGGCACCCGGCTTTCTGCAAACATTCGCTATCAAGGAATTCTTGGGTTTTTGGTATCCGAAAGTGGAAACATGGAAAAAGATCTTCGAGTTACCCTGGACGGAAAAGAATTCCCTTTTACTATGGCACATCAGTCAGAGAAGTTGTACCTTGTGCAAGTAGATCTGAACGCAGCGGGATGTTCTCTTGATAGAGACTACTACACTGTTCAGATTGGTTTCTCATGA